The following nucleotide sequence is from Parcubacteria group bacterium.
AATACTAAAATTTTTCCTTGTAACGAAAAGTTCTGAAATACGAAATTGATGAGTTGTGTTTTCTCCTCTGGTTCCGCAACTTGAAAAATCTCCCATGACTTCTGAGATAAGTCTATAATAGTACCAGCTGTAATATAGAAGTTCTGGTTTGCTTTGCTATGATCTTCTAATTGCTCCATTAAGTCCTGTTCTTGTAATTTATAGTCATTGCAGCGCTTATCATAATCTTCAGTTGTTATACGTCCATCCAATCGATCCTCGTACATCACTTTATATCGATTTCGGATTTTACTGAGCTTATGCTCTAATGTATTTTTATTTTGTATAAAGTATTCTTGCTCTGAATCGTGAATTCGTCGCATTTCGGTAGTTAGTTTATCCAAGGATTTTTTTGTGAGTTTCATATTTTGAAACTCTTGTTTGATTTGCAAAATCAAATCTTTTTCTCGTATCCAAACAACGTTTGTGCAATTTCCATGGTAATTTGTACAATGATAGTAAATGTATTTTCCCTTCTTAATTTCTGGAGAAATTGCGCATCCACATTCTGCGCATTTTACAAGTCCCCGAAAAATGTATGGCTTGTTGGTTCGCTTGTAGTTTTGTTTGTTATATCCAGCAATGACTTTTTGAACTTTTTCAAAAAGATGTCTCGGGACGACCGTGTCATATCTATGTTTGTAAATTTTTCCATTATAAAGCATTTCCCCGTGATAGAATGAATCTTTGAGTATCTTGTGAATTTGACTGGCTGTAACTGGTTTATTGCTTGGATAATTTGTAAGACCTCTCTTATTCATTTCTTTTGCAAGTGATTTTGCAGAATATCCGCCAGCGGCATAAAGTTCAAATGCTTTTAGAATATAGTGACTGCGCTCTTCGTCAATAACAATATCTTTTTTACCATCACTCAATGTGATATTTTTGTATCCAATGTGAGCTTTCCCAGGCAGCTCACCGTTGTTTAGTTTTTCTCGTAAACTACGCTTTACGTTATCGCCAAGTTGTAGGACATAACTTCTTGCAAACATTACTCCCATATCCCAACGCAATAGGTCCGCGCTGTTTGAATCTTTGTTGAGAATGAGGTTTTCACGTAAAAAATGCAATTCCAATTTTTCTTGTTTGCGAAAATCATCCAAAATAACAGATTCCTTGAAGCCTCTTTGTAAGCGATCAATGGTATCAGTGATCAATGCAATTGGTTCTTTGGATTTTTTGATGATCTCAATGATGCTGGAAAATTCGTTGCGAACATCCTTTGTTGATGATTCTGTAATCTCAAACACTTCATCAACAAGAAGATTTCTATATTCGCAATATTCTCTCATACGACGAACTTGTGATGGTATTGATTGCCCCTCTTCCATTTGCTCTTTTGTGGATACACGAGCAAGTATCAATGCTTTCATAAATTTTTTCATAGTGAATTATAAATACTAAAAGGACGGTTCTAGCTTACCCAATAAATCCAAGGAAATACTGGTAGAACCGCCCTTTGAGTAGGACGATGTCCTTGAATTTATTCTATTGGGTAAGCAATGAAATTATACAGTAAGAAAGTGTTTTTTGGTAGGTCTCTATTTTATGAGCAATGCATTTCTCACTGCTTTGCCGAGTTCCTCATTTGATATGTTTATACTCAGTCCATTATTTTTCAGATTTTTCATAGCTTTTACCCGTTCAACGGCCTCAATGGGGGTTAGGGAGCCGTAGCCGTATGAGCCAAATGTTGTACCGATATGTTCATGTCCAAGTACGAGGCTGATAGCGCGCTTATCCGCTTCAGTCAATCCGAGTTCACTCATAAATGCAACAGCGGAATGGCGAAATGAATGAGGATTGTAATAGGGAACATTTGCTTCCTTGCATCTCTCTTGTATGATTTTTCGCGCAGGGTTTGATGATTGCCAAAATTCATCCGAGACTTTTTTGAGTGAGAAATCTTGTGTTGCTGGGAATATTGGCTTTTTGCTCCCAAAGCCCTTTTCTTCTGTAAGATAGGAATACCATTCAAGAAAAATTCTCTCACCATCATCCCAGCCAATGGGAAAAAATGTTGATATAATTTTTTTTGAGTTTTTTGTCTTGACGCCCATTGCGGGGCTCTGTTCGATGTGGAGTTTGTGTTTGTCAAATGCTTGCATAGGTAGAGATACAACGGCACTGATGCGCATGCCTGTCAAGATGAGGAATGCAATCATTGCTCTATCGCGCAGGGCAACCTCGTGATTTCCCGAGATGCTCTGGACAATTGATTTGATTTCCTCAAGTGTTGGAATATCTTTTTCCGTTTTTTCAAGTGCGATGCTCGTTTCTTTCTTTGAAAGGCGCAGGTAGTCAAGGTCCGTTTTCTTGATTTTATCATAGAATGGTTGATCACTAAGCCATAAAAAGAAGCGTTTAGTGTGTCTGAGAATGTCATATTGATTTGAGAGTGAAGTGTTATTCTTATCAGCCTCTCGCTTGAGGTATTTTTTGAACTCATCACATAAATCCCGATCAAACTCTGCAAAATCAGAATTTTCAAAACACACTTGCCACTTGTAGATGCACTGCGCGTATTTATTGATCGTGCTTTCTGCAAAGCCTTTTGCGCTACGACAATGATTGAAATATTCACGTTTTGCCGCCTCATTCTTTATGATCGAATTGGTCATATTAGTGTTGTTATCAAATTATGGACATTCGGACATTTATCTAATCTTAGATAAAACATGGTAGTACATTATGGCGAACGTATTTGGACGTTTGCCTTTCCGATTGTTTTACAGATATGAGAACCACATTTTTTGCACAATGAATGACGAATATTGCCAACTGCACGGATGTTTTTTTCTTTTGCTTTGACACCTTTTTTGCACTTGAAACATGGATAGCTTCCTCCTGACATATTCCATTTGCGCGTTTTGATTTTATTATGCAGATAGTCAGCAACAGCGTCTCCCATAAAAAAATATGGTTTTGAGCCT
It contains:
- a CDS encoding recombinase family protein, with the translated sequence MKKFMKALILARVSTKEQMEEGQSIPSQVRRMREYCEYRNLLVDEVFEITESSTKDVRNEFSSIIEIIKKSKEPIALITDTIDRLQRGFKESVILDDFRKQEKLELHFLRENLILNKDSNSADLLRWDMGVMFARSYVLQLGDNVKRSLREKLNNGELPGKAHIGYKNITLSDGKKDIVIDEERSHYILKAFELYAAGGYSAKSLAKEMNKRGLTNYPSNKPVTASQIHKILKDSFYHGEMLYNGKIYKHRYDTVVPRHLFEKVQKVIAGYNKQNYKRTNKPYIFRGLVKCAECGCAISPEIKKGKYIYYHCTNYHGNCTNVVWIREKDLILQIKQEFQNMKLTKKSLDKLTTEMRRIHDSEQEYFIQNKNTLEHKLSKIRNRYKVMYEDRLDGRITTEDYDKRCNDYKLQEQDLMEQLEDHSKANQNFYITAGTIIDLSQKSWEIFQVAEPEEKTQLINFVFQNFSLQGKILVFETKNPFAGVIAYQKTGKLLHVMEEVRTLLKK
- a CDS encoding tyrosine-type recombinase/integrase, translating into MTNSIIKNEAAKREYFNHCRSAKGFAESTINKYAQCIYKWQVCFENSDFAEFDRDLCDEFKKYLKREADKNNTSLSNQYDILRHTKRFFLWLSDQPFYDKIKKTDLDYLRLSKKETSIALEKTEKDIPTLEEIKSIVQSISGNHEVALRDRAMIAFLILTGMRISAVVSLPMQAFDKHKLHIEQSPAMGVKTKNSKKIISTFFPIGWDDGERIFLEWYSYLTEEKGFGSKKPIFPATQDFSLKKVSDEFWQSSNPARKIIQERCKEANVPYYNPHSFRHSAVAFMSELGLTEADKRAISLVLGHEHIGTTFGSYGYGSLTPIEAVERVKAMKNLKNNGLSINISNEELGKAVRNALLIK